A stretch of DNA from Peromyscus maniculatus bairdii isolate BWxNUB_F1_BW_parent chromosome 7, HU_Pman_BW_mat_3.1, whole genome shotgun sequence:
TTTCTAAGTTTGCTCTTTTATTTTGACCTCTTGCATTTGCAACAAAAGTATTTCCTAAGAAAGCAGAATGCTAAGAGTGAACAAGCTTGAATGCTTCAGAGAATGAATCTTAGTACATGGATGTTATGATCTCTATATTGGTTTTGTATAGATATTTTCTGATAATGTTTTCTAACCCTGAGTTTTTTAACTCACTAAATAAGCATCTCCAGATAAGGGAGATATTCCTGATCATCTTCTATTGAGCTCTGCCAAAACATGCAGTGATGGGTTTGTTTGCTCCATCAGATGCTCAATTGAAACCTCAAAATCATCTGTAGTTTATCTGGATGACTCTTCCTTACAAAAGGAAATCCAGCCAGTGATGTTTGCACCTAATCAAAACTGTGGTACCTATTAAGTGCCACAAACTGCTGTATGCTTCTTTCTGCTGTGCTGCATGGTGTAATGGCCTTTCAATTGGTATAGATTAAAAAACTCTCAATCTCATTCACATGGTTAACTGATCAAGTTCAGAGCATCCATCTGAAGATACTCCACTCTTAACAGGACTGAACACCTTAGTAACTCTGAAATTATCCTAAAAGTAtggtcctttttgttttgttttctgggacaGGCTTTCGCTATGCAGCCCAGACtagagattcattttttttttcatgattcaGATTCATTACTCTATTCTTGAAAATAATATCCTATTGTATCCTGTGCATTAATATCTCATCAAACCTTTTTCTAAAATACACAGATACAGTGAATACACTTAAGAAGTTGTAGAAGGCCTTTAAATATATTGAAACACATTTCTCTACTACTTGgattttaagaatgtttttatacaaaataaaagtagTTTATTTATTGTATGCATTAAATTTTTCTCAATTTACTCTTctcgtttttttttaaaaaatgtgttttaaaaccaCATCaatttgtagcacaaatcttaaaaggtcttattaataaaaacaaacttaggGCCAGGTATTGGTGTGAAcacagaaagatcagaggaatggAACCAGTCACAGCTAacatcaccttgccaattcctcagctgatcgatcctgtttcctcaaactggaagcctctcagtcttcATCTGAATGgaactcagctgaactgctgctcaaaagcatAAAAgttaacagactctagttcctggttttcatgccttatataccttttctgcttcctgctattaCTTGCTAGGTTTAAACGTGTAtgtaaccatgcctggctgtttccagtgtggctctgaattcacagagatccagatggatctctgcctgcagaaggctaggattaaatgtgtgagtgccaccgttttctggcctctatgcctATCTAGTGGCTGtactgttttctgaccccagataagtttattaaggtgcacaatatattgggtgACACGATATCTCACCACATCAATTTCATGACATTTTCCTTTGTCGTAAAATTGGAAACTTTTATTTATAGTAATATTATTAGTATATATTACTAACATTACTATATTATATTACTTATTATAGTAATTTATGTGAataggtattttgtctgcatgtatgtcaatACAtgatatgcatgcctggtgcctacagaggctggAAGAAAAAACTCTTGAACTGGAGCACAAATGGATGTAAGCTTGCGGGTTGGTACAAGGAAATGAACCCTGGTCCTTGTGAAGAAAAGTGAGCACTCTTAAATGTTGTGCCAACTCAACTGATTGCAGGAACAATTTCAATgcaaaattactcaataaaaaTTATCAACGTTAATTTTTAAGAAGCacatatttcatttatgtttGACCTTTAGGAGATACTAAATAAAAAAGCATGGAAATCTGAtctaatgaatttgaaagaatttCAGTGAGAAGTTGGCTTCAAATGGtgcaaggaaagaaaatacaagGAGGAAACACTGATTTATTGGTGTTTCAGATATTACACCTGGAAGTCAGCTCTACTTGGCTCTCTCAAGGGCAGGACTGGCCTCAACTATACTTTATTGTAAAACAGTAGCAACATACTTTCCTTTCTTACAGCCATACCAAGGAGAATGAGTTAACCTTTTCCAGCTTTTGATTCTGAGAAGAGATGTGAAAGACTGAAAGTCTAGGGTGAATTGAGCAATTTTTATAATCATTGCTTTTAAACCCAGAACCTCTTCTATTGTATCTGTGTTCCCAGCTTTAGACACACCCTTTCTTTTGTTTAGTGACTGTGTTTATGTTATATCCATACAATCTTGTACCAATAATTAATGAAATGGGGGCTATGAATTTTAAATAGAACAAGGAGAAGTATATGGGTGGGCtttcaagaagaaaatggaaaaggaaattttctaaatatattataatttcataaaataaaaagtaatttctaaAATTGTTCTTTGAATTACAAAAAAGTATGGGGAAAATGAGGTTATCGGAGATGCAATCTATCAGTAAGAATCAGAAATTAATAGTTACAATCaaccttttctctcccttctccttatAGATAATATTTTATAAGTACTGGCTACAATGAATGACTCTTCAGTGACTGACTTCATCCTTGAAGGGCTAACAAAACGTCCAGAGCTTCAGGTCCCTCTGTTCCTCCTGTTTCTTGTAATATATGTGATCACAGTGGTGGGAAATTTGGGCATGATCATTCTAATCACCATCAGTTCTCAACTTCACTCTCCaatgtattattttcttagtCATTTATCCTTCATTGACCTCTGCTACTCCTCTGTCATTACACCTAAGATGTTGGTGAACTTTGTGTCTGAGAAGAACATCATATCCTTTTTGGAGTGCATGACTCAGCTTTACTTCTTCCTCCTTTTAGCCATTGCAGAAGGCTACCTCCTGAcagccatggcctatgaccgctatgttgCCATCTGTAGCCCACTGCTTTACAACATTGTCATGTCCCAAAGGGTCTGTTCCATAATGATGACAGTGGTGTACTCACTGGGTTTCTTTGGGGCTACTGTCCATACCACACGCATGACAATGTTGTCCTTTTGTGGGTCTCATCTTGTCAGTCATTATTTTTGTGACATCTTGCCCTTGTTGTCTCTGTCTTGTTCCAGTACCCATATCAATGAGATACTGCTATTTATTATTGGTGGAATTAATACCCTAGCTCCTACACTGGCTGTCATCATCTCTTATG
This window harbors:
- the LOC102913555 gene encoding olfactory receptor 8D2-like, which translates into the protein MNDSSVTDFILEGLTKRPELQVPLFLLFLVIYVITVVGNLGMIILITISSQLHSPMYYFLSHLSFIDLCYSSVITPKMLVNFVSEKNIISFLECMTQLYFFLLLAIAEGYLLTAMAYDRYVAICSPLLYNIVMSQRVCSIMMTVVYSLGFFGATVHTTRMTMLSFCGSHLVSHYFCDILPLLSLSCSSTHINEILLFIIGGINTLAPTLAVIISYAFILNSILRIRSTEGRSKAFGTCSSHIMAVGIFFGSITFMYFKPPSSNNMEEEKVSSVFYTTVIPMLNPLIYSLRNKDVKNALKKMVGGRQSS